The Lepeophtheirus salmonis chromosome 3, UVic_Lsal_1.4, whole genome shotgun sequence genomic interval TTTATGGGTACCTCTTTTGAACATGGTAAGGCTATGTCGGGGGTTGTCATATAAAGGGGGGTTTATTATatacccaaaacaaaaaaaagtatttttggagCTCAAAGAGACTAGATCAGGGGTTGAGttacaaaatcaaatatgactagcgtctcaaaaaataacaaatgaatacgaacgttttctaaatttattgaaagtCAAAAaagatatggaaaaaaaaaaaaaaaattgttgaaaattgcagtttcgtttttttttttttttttcagatgcaaaaaaatggatttccaatgtTATATTGGattcaaagattaaataaagtttttagaaatatcttTAGAAATtcgtttacatataaatttgacaaataaaaattaatatttaactgtaatatctttcattttttaataatttttccattttttctctctttttttaatcaaacgtcaatttGTAGGAAGAAATcccataaaataatgtaatttggatacaaatttttaagcctaaatatttcaacattttagtatttttaatttctataatattttattatataatttcttgcaatatttacaaaaatgaatcataATAATTTGGTAGAGATACACATTTTGCCACGCAATTTACGAAATAAAGAAGATGCAATTATGTACTGACGAAgaatataaattgtacatatcGACAAATAATCTACCAATTTATCCTTTTCTTAAAATGTTATGGGTCGTTACTCGTTACCCTTATTGTATGacgtattttattgtcagctgtagaTATTTTCGCTTCTTTTCCACAATTTCAGTGTTTTGAATGttgattttgttgaattaaaatatgttcttgCTAAGTTTTGAACACTCCTCGACAGTTACTGAATAAtgattccatagttgggaagaattggctaactgcTACGAGctgattttttctgtttcttttcgtataaaaggttgcgtgatacaataaggGTAACGACGTGATGTGAGTTAAATTCCGAACGTTTTGTAAACGTAATTATATTGGAATCAACACTCTGGCTTCGACTATTGGAATAACTATATATCACTTTAaacaattctatttatttaaaaagaccattttgaaataattttcttgataggaaatatttcttataaaatatattatttacggATAATATGcgaaaatggataaaattagTAAtctttttcctatatttttccaaaaataataacatttgaatGTTATCTTCGGGATTTCGACTGTTGCAATAAAGACTAATGATGAGGACTCTATATCTATACTAGGTAGGTATGTAATTTTCAACCTTTTCTTTACTTCggagtaaaaatacatttaatactCATATAAAAGGCTGCtgatattaatatgtataaaattgtatgtataatgggcatgttaaaaaacaaaaacaaaaatcaacaaggtaactgtgataatttgaagaatgcattgGATGAAAGTAGATTCAATCacctgtgacaagggaggacggggagaaggaaataaacaaggacttgGCAAGAACTTCCTCCGATAtggatccccaattctacattgaatccaataaggacttagaattataactttccaaaaatcatcaatgttactctccgtcttttaagagcaaatgttcaatcagcctttgaatataactgaatttAGTATAAAAGGATGCTCATTATGCAGGAATTCAATAatatgacaacagctaaggaaaaaaatattctttctttagattactaattccaaaaaaaccaaaatgccctagctaaaaaatacacaagatttacATTACTAGTGATTACTCACATAGGATGACGTTGTCATCATAATTTGATAAGAACATTTGATGCTAGGAGCTGAActgccatattttttaaagaggttTTTGAATAAGACTGtctttattaaaagaataaatttgtattcacaTTCGTAACATTCACATAATATCTGATGAATTCATTATAGAGCTACGATCTAAAAATAAACGTAAGCaaaaaacaagagaaaaaaatattaaaataaagtttttaaaatatatataaatatacagtttcaaaatttagataatgaataaaacattCAATTAGCTATTAGAGTTGCGTACATATCCATGCTTCTTTGATCAAATCAATCACAGTAAAATagcaattattatatatgtagaagcactaattataatattgaatatttctttgtaaatatatagatatacagatataacattattttggtAACTTCATCACAATAGCTTCACCAGGCTCAAGGGAAATATCCTTAAATTCAGCGTAGTTACCCCTCgttgaattaataattgatgCATTTCCAAAATCCGTACCTCTACCCGTGTGAATTTGAACATAGCCTCCAGAGTATATTTTAGCAACAGAATCCAGGCCTAGAGTTCCATTGCCCCCAAAATTTCCAACATACACAAACCGGTTTCTTCGATTGTAGAATCTCTCCATTTGTAATATGCCGTCCTTGTGCAAATGAAACTCAAAGTTAATCTCTTTCTCAAACAATTCTAGACAATTACATCGCCTATAGTTTCCATTCATATAAATTGGAACAGATTCCTTTCGGAGGGACGTCAGCTCCTTAAAAATGCTTGAGGAGGATTCAATATCTTCTCTAAGAACATTGATGGTACCAGGAAGCATAAATTGCAAGGCTAAAATGGCATTTGAAAGAGGGCGAACAGATTTTAAATTCCAATTAATCCATGGGTGCTCAAGGGAAGTATCCCAAGAAGTAATCTAAAGGGAACAAAGTCgagatttttattgatttcaagTAAAAACAAACATACAACAATAATTGTGTCACAATGAATATAAACATTCCttacattatacattttttcaagagCTGATAACATCTCAAAATGACTCTCTGGTATTTGAAGGCTTGCATCCAAGAGATCCATTTTCTTTATGAGGGATTCGTCTCCTATCTTTTCTGCAAATTCAACTTCAGTCACTAGGATTTTATTAGTAGAAGAAGTTCCATATTTGGCCATGACGGTCCTCCAATCAGAGACAGCATCACCAATCCAAGTATCTGAGCTGAAATGATTCAATCCACGAAGTATGATGCCATCTACTCCTCTTTGTACCCAGAATTTGATGCAATTAGCAACAGTATGCTGAAGCTCAAGAGATAGCACAGCCTCAATCCAATATTCCTTATCGTTGGCAACATCTCCAATGACTGGTATTTCTACTATTAGATTGATATCATGGTCATGCAGTTCCTGAGTAAATTTTAAAGCTAAGGACTTATTATGAAAGAAATCAGGAATGTTCTTCTCAACAAACTCTTTGGTAGAATGATTTTTGTGAGCGTTATCCCGGAGGACAATGCTTTTAATTCCATGTTCCTTTAAGTTTATAATTCCATGTGAGAGCAAGTCATGAAAATTCTCTTCAAAGTCGAGTTCTACAGATACAATCCCTTGATACCAAGAGATGGTGGGATCACAAGTTTTTGGCATTTGAGCAATAACGATACCTGCGGCCACAATGCAACACAAAATGAAGGAAATTGAACCCCAAAAACAGATACCTCTTGCCGTAGCCCAGTATTTGGTATCGTTATGTTGAAACCATTCTTCAtctctttccatttttttactatttgagGAATGTGAGTGAGCTCCTCCACCATGGCGGCGGGATCTTCGTCCAAATCGTCTTTTAAAGTCTCCAAGTAGTTCAGCTCCAGAGTCAGATGTCGTCATTCCCCCATCTCCAGAGAGACACCCCCCTTCGACATTTACACCTCGATTGGCATCTGACTCAAATGCGGATGTATCATCAGTGTCAGAAGGAACGGCATTGTACATACCCACAGTATTTTCAGGGTTATCCATTTTATTAGCCTCAATCATGGATATGGAGAAGGAAGATTTTATGAGTCCCTTTCCAGGTCTCATGAGTTGAAATAACTTATTACCTGTTGGAGACTTGGGGTTATTCACATCATTATCTGGATGATTTCGAATGGAATCAATCTCGTCCCGCCTATCATTTTCAGAGTCTGAAGAACTTAAGGCTGTCTGCGGAAGGAGCTCCAACTCATTTTCCTCTTCCGCTAATTTCCCAAGACTTGGTTCTCGAATATCCATTCGTGTTTCGGGGAGCTCATAGGCTTCACCCGACATATAGCCTGTGGAGAGAGT includes:
- the LOC121114191 gene encoding uncharacterized protein, whose product is METANTDIQNQSNNTNNIQLVNASASDINHQLDSSGTLQLSNSRLNPKNGDNSPESGSLYSDEIPSGYNSGEQYDTLSTGYMSGEAYELPETRMDIREPSLGKLAEEENELELLPQTALSSSDSENDRRDEIDSIRNHPDNDVNNPKSPTGNKLFQLMRPGKGLIKSSFSISMIEANKMDNPENTVGMYNAVPSDTDDTSAFESDANRGVNVEGGCLSGDGGMTTSDSGAELLGDFKRRFGRRSRRHGGGAHSHSSNSKKMERDEEWFQHNDTKYWATARGICFWGSISFILCCIVAAGIVIAQMPKTCDPTISWYQGIVSVELDFEENFHDLLSHGIINLKEHGIKSIVLRDNAHKNHSTKEFVEKNIPDFFHNKSLALKFTQELHDHDINLIVEIPVIGDVANDKEYWIEAVLSLELQHTVANCIKFWVQRGVDGIILRGLNHFSSDTWIGDAVSDWRTVMAKYGTSSTNKILVTEVEFAEKIGDESLIKKMDLLDASLQIPESHFEMLSALEKMYNITSWDTSLEHPWINWNLKSVRPLSNAILALQFMLPGTINVLREDIESSSSIFKELTSLRKESVPIYMNGNYRRCNCLELFEKEINFEFHLHKDGILQMERFYNRRNRFVYVGNFGGNGTLGLDSVAKIYSGGYVQIHTGRGTDFGNASIINSTRGNYAEFKDISLEPGEAIVMKLPK